The following are encoded together in the Actinoplanes sp. N902-109 genome:
- a CDS encoding DUF305 domain-containing protein, with amino-acid sequence MKRVGIVLTAVLTLSACGTAPPATNVSTVAAVQAGAKHNDTDVMYLQMMVAHHEQGLEMVRMAEAKAGREDISTLVEAIDATQSDEVTLMKKWLTDWAQPTTVDHAPSAHADHGGLPATGPDEIAALKQATGTTFDTAFLNLFVAHQHNAVEMAALETTDGANPETKAFADRVRESRTDQIQQLLTMLNT; translated from the coding sequence GTGAAGCGGGTCGGCATTGTCCTGACGGCCGTCCTGACGCTCAGTGCGTGTGGAACAGCGCCCCCAGCAACGAATGTCTCCACCGTCGCGGCGGTGCAGGCAGGCGCCAAGCACAACGACACCGACGTCATGTACCTGCAGATGATGGTTGCCCATCACGAGCAGGGCCTGGAAATGGTCCGCATGGCCGAGGCCAAGGCCGGCCGGGAGGACATCTCCACGCTCGTCGAAGCCATCGACGCCACCCAGTCCGACGAAGTCACCCTGATGAAGAAGTGGCTCACCGACTGGGCACAGCCCACCACGGTCGATCACGCTCCCAGCGCCCACGCCGACCACGGCGGCCTCCCGGCCACCGGCCCCGACGAGATCGCCGCCCTGAAGCAGGCCACCGGCACCACCTTCGACACGGCTTTTCTGAACCTTTTCGTCGCCCACCAGCACAACGCCGTCGAGATGGCCGCCCTCGAGACCACCGACGGCGCCAACCCCGAGACCAAGGCGTTCGCCGACCGCGTCCGGGAAAGCCGGACCGACCAGATTCAACAGCTGCTGACCATGCTCAACACCTGA
- a CDS encoding DNA cytosine methyltransferase — protein MASFEVVEICAGAGGQALGLERAGFEHALAVELDQNACNTLRENRSEWKVAQGDVASEDTWKPADYEGVALLAGGVPCPPFTIAGKQLGATDERDLFAWAIELAGVVRPRALLLENVRGLSMPRFAGYRQHVLDRLASLGYVAFWQLLQASDFGVPQLRPRFVLVAMKPEDAPYFEWPEPAEHTPSVGEAVVDLMGSNGWRGADAWAKRASKIAPTIVGGSKKHGGADLGPTRAKRAWAEMGVDALGVADEAPLPGADFTGKPGPKLTCEMVARIQGWSDDYDWNFTGRKTTKYRQIGNAFPPPVAAAVGSSIMRAFKHVGVPQQRESVEHDPIYRVLRESDGFVTFNQLVRAVGRPIDAPEIERRISLLSRDFHIEVNEDKALPSYKLGAFRAFVGQEDHDRHELFMKYQARIS, from the coding sequence ATGGCCAGCTTTGAGGTAGTGGAGATCTGCGCAGGCGCCGGAGGCCAGGCGCTTGGCCTCGAACGAGCCGGCTTCGAACATGCCTTGGCTGTTGAACTGGATCAGAACGCTTGCAACACGCTCCGCGAGAACCGGTCGGAGTGGAAGGTTGCCCAGGGGGACGTGGCCAGCGAGGACACGTGGAAGCCGGCCGACTACGAAGGCGTAGCGCTGCTGGCTGGTGGTGTTCCCTGTCCGCCCTTCACTATCGCGGGAAAGCAACTCGGTGCCACGGACGAGCGGGACCTCTTCGCGTGGGCGATTGAACTGGCGGGCGTGGTGCGGCCGAGGGCACTGTTGCTCGAAAACGTCCGAGGGCTGAGCATGCCGCGCTTTGCCGGATATCGGCAGCACGTTCTTGACCGCTTGGCTTCGCTTGGCTACGTAGCGTTCTGGCAACTCCTGCAAGCGTCCGATTTCGGCGTTCCGCAACTGCGGCCCCGGTTCGTCCTCGTTGCTATGAAGCCCGAGGATGCGCCGTATTTCGAATGGCCTGAGCCGGCGGAGCACACCCCGTCAGTGGGCGAGGCTGTCGTCGATCTCATGGGATCTAACGGGTGGCGTGGTGCAGACGCATGGGCGAAGCGTGCGAGCAAGATCGCTCCGACCATCGTTGGCGGTTCAAAAAAGCATGGCGGAGCCGACTTGGGACCGACCCGTGCGAAGCGAGCCTGGGCAGAGATGGGCGTGGATGCGCTCGGGGTCGCAGACGAGGCTCCCTTGCCCGGTGCTGACTTCACCGGTAAGCCGGGACCAAAGCTGACGTGCGAGATGGTCGCTCGCATCCAAGGATGGTCTGACGACTACGACTGGAATTTCACCGGGCGTAAAACGACGAAGTACCGGCAAATTGGCAATGCTTTCCCGCCACCGGTCGCTGCGGCCGTAGGCAGCTCGATCATGCGTGCCTTCAAGCACGTTGGCGTGCCTCAGCAGCGTGAATCTGTTGAACATGACCCGATCTACCGGGTGCTGCGGGAAAGCGATGGCTTTGTGACGTTCAATCAGCTGGTGCGTGCGGTCGGCCGGCCGATCGATGCCCCTGAAATCGAACGTCGCATCAGCTTGCTGAGCCGCGACTTCCACATCGAGGTCAATGAAGACAAGGCGTTGCCGTCCTACAAGCTCGGCGCCTTCCGGGCATTCGTCGGACAGGAAGACCATGACCGGCACGAGCTGTTCATGAAGTACCAAGCGCGTATCAGCTGA
- a CDS encoding lytic polysaccharide monooxygenase, whose translation MRRAIAYPLAALGAIGSTLVVASPALAHGYVSAPASRQALCASGAVANCGQIQFEPQSVEGPKGLTSCNGGLSQFSVLADESRAWPAKTVGTKVTFTWVMTARHRTSDWEYFIGGKKVATVDGGNQQPDAVVTHTIDLSAFPGRHTVLAVWNIGDTANAFYSCIDLNVGGGAGTPKTPEPKPTTKAPAPTAPTTEAPIATTKPATTAPAKGGEWAPGVAYRTGDKVTYEGKAYQCRQSHSSLRSWEPSIYTLALWLPL comes from the coding sequence ATGCGCAGGGCCATCGCTTATCCGCTCGCAGCGTTGGGAGCGATCGGCTCGACCCTGGTGGTGGCCTCGCCGGCATTGGCCCACGGCTATGTCTCCGCACCGGCCAGCCGGCAGGCGCTCTGCGCTTCCGGCGCGGTTGCGAACTGCGGGCAGATCCAGTTCGAGCCGCAGAGCGTCGAAGGTCCCAAGGGCTTGACGTCGTGCAACGGCGGGCTGTCGCAGTTCTCGGTGCTGGCCGACGAAAGCCGCGCCTGGCCGGCCAAGACGGTTGGCACCAAGGTGACTTTCACATGGGTGATGACGGCTCGCCACCGCACGAGCGACTGGGAGTATTTCATCGGGGGCAAGAAAGTCGCCACCGTTGACGGGGGCAACCAGCAGCCGGACGCGGTGGTGACCCACACCATCGATCTGAGCGCCTTCCCCGGGCGGCACACGGTGCTCGCGGTCTGGAACATCGGGGACACGGCGAACGCCTTCTACAGCTGCATCGACCTGAATGTGGGCGGTGGCGCGGGCACGCCGAAGACGCCCGAACCGAAGCCGACGACAAAGGCACCTGCCCCGACAGCACCCACGACTGAAGCGCCGATTGCCACGACCAAGCCCGCCACAACGGCACCTGCGAAGGGCGGCGAGTGGGCGCCGGGCGTTGCCTACCGGACCGGCGACAAGGTGACGTACGAAGGCAAGGCGTACCAATGCCGGCAGTCGCACTCGTCGCTGCGCAGCTGGGAGCCTTCGATCTACACGCTCGCGCTGTGGCTGCCGCTGTGA
- a CDS encoding HupE/UreJ family protein — protein MPKHVRWLIALAVAGAALFSASPALAHGFTSTAYVTVTRGEEGHVRTALDLEYDLLVVSVADAQQDDPLFRQGTAAFDAGDATAQAAALDRHKASVTRYVTGHFGVQNCTATQDGNAIMGTREGVPYTSLVLDWNCPAASNGHTIRSSLFPDAEGYVKGTKTIVTYALDGHSGSAALDSQQPAFSTAQRWYERFWEFFRLGAEHLLTGIDHILFLIALIVGSRRLKDIVLAATSFTLAHSVTFMLAALGLVAVPAGVVEPIIALSIAIVAAWSLWRLRRGGDSFDPSGWGRLAVVFCFGLVHGLGFAGALGIDEAFSWTLLWSLLVFNVGIEVVQLSLIALTFPLLIVLRRRSPRAGRWVTAAISAGVTVMGLIWFVQRLI, from the coding sequence ATGCCAAAGCACGTCCGCTGGTTGATCGCCCTCGCCGTCGCGGGGGCCGCACTTTTTTCGGCAAGTCCGGCTCTTGCCCACGGCTTCACCTCCACCGCGTACGTCACCGTGACCCGCGGCGAGGAGGGGCACGTCCGCACCGCACTCGACCTCGAATACGACCTGCTCGTCGTTTCGGTGGCCGACGCCCAGCAGGACGACCCGCTGTTCCGGCAAGGCACCGCCGCTTTCGACGCGGGTGATGCGACGGCGCAGGCTGCCGCGCTGGACCGGCACAAAGCGTCGGTGACGCGATACGTGACCGGTCATTTCGGCGTCCAGAACTGCACGGCGACGCAGGACGGCAACGCCATCATGGGAACGCGCGAGGGGGTGCCGTACACCTCGCTGGTCCTTGACTGGAACTGCCCGGCGGCGAGCAACGGTCACACGATCCGCAGCAGCTTGTTCCCCGATGCGGAGGGCTACGTCAAAGGCACCAAGACCATCGTCACGTACGCCCTCGACGGCCATTCCGGCAGCGCCGCGCTGGACTCGCAACAGCCGGCGTTCTCCACCGCCCAGCGCTGGTACGAACGGTTCTGGGAGTTCTTCCGGCTGGGCGCCGAACATCTGCTGACCGGCATCGACCACATCCTGTTCCTGATCGCGCTGATCGTCGGCTCGCGCCGGCTCAAGGACATCGTGCTCGCGGCCACCAGTTTCACGCTCGCCCATTCGGTGACGTTCATGCTGGCCGCGCTGGGCCTGGTCGCCGTGCCGGCCGGGGTGGTGGAGCCGATCATCGCGCTGTCGATCGCCATCGTGGCGGCCTGGAGCCTGTGGCGGCTGCGGCGCGGCGGCGACTCGTTCGACCCGTCCGGCTGGGGGCGGCTGGCCGTCGTGTTCTGCTTCGGGCTGGTGCACGGCCTGGGGTTCGCCGGCGCGCTCGGCATCGACGAGGCGTTCTCGTGGACCCTGCTGTGGTCGCTGCTGGTGTTCAACGTGGGCATCGAAGTCGTTCAGCTCAGCCTCATCGCGCTGACGTTCCCGCTGCTCATCGTCCTGCGCCGGCGCTCACCCCGGGCCGGGCGGTGGGTCACCGCGGCCATCTCGGCGGGAGTGACTGTTATGGGGCTTATCTGGTTCGTGCAGCGCCTGATCTGA
- a CDS encoding very short patch repair endonuclease, whose translation MSRRDAAEERKKAHDKGLYPAPLNAGRSRNMQANRRSDTKPETILRSALHRLGYRYRKDFLLRFPDDVRVRPDIVFTARKVAVFVDGCFWHVCPEHGRQPTTNEWYWTPKLRRNMERDRRADAALTGAGWQVVRIWEHESLQEAVDQVQAAVPRSNMRATVSEACDEKAQSEPESPGAAS comes from the coding sequence GTGTCTAGGCGTGACGCCGCGGAGGAACGTAAGAAGGCTCATGACAAGGGTCTCTATCCCGCACCGCTGAACGCTGGCCGTTCCCGCAACATGCAGGCAAATCGCCGGAGTGACACCAAACCGGAAACGATCCTGAGATCGGCCTTGCACCGCCTCGGATACCGGTATCGCAAAGACTTCTTGCTGCGCTTCCCAGATGACGTGCGCGTCCGTCCAGACATCGTCTTTACTGCACGCAAAGTCGCTGTCTTCGTCGACGGCTGCTTCTGGCACGTGTGCCCCGAGCATGGACGGCAGCCGACCACCAACGAGTGGTACTGGACGCCGAAGCTGCGTCGCAACATGGAGCGAGACCGCCGCGCCGACGCAGCACTCACCGGCGCGGGCTGGCAGGTGGTGCGGATCTGGGAGCATGAGTCTCTGCAGGAAGCAGTAGACCAGGTGCAGGCGGCGGTGCCTCGATCGAACATGCGTGCGACCGTATCCGAGGCGTGCGACGAAAAAGCTCAAAGTGAACCCGAATCACCTGGAGCAGCCTCATGA
- a CDS encoding phosphoribosylaminoimidazolesuccinocarboxamide synthase yields MELLHSGKVRDVYADGEDIVLVASDRISIYDVILPTPIPDKGKILTQLSLWWFDQLADVVPNHIVSATDVPADWSGRAVRVKRLQMVMVECIARGYLAGSGLKTYQQDGAICGVELPPGLTEASKLPEPIFTPTTKEPPGAGHDENMTLAEVETKVGAELAAELKRITLEVYRRGSEVADRSGIIIADTKIELGFDAQQRLTLGDELLTPDSSRFWAADEWQPGKAPRYLDKQFLRNWSAQSDWDRTAPGPEVPEDVVEATRNVYVEVYERLTGDKWS; encoded by the coding sequence GTGGAGCTGTTGCACTCGGGGAAGGTTCGGGATGTCTATGCCGACGGGGAGGACATCGTCCTTGTCGCGTCGGACCGGATCTCGATCTATGACGTGATTCTGCCGACGCCGATCCCGGACAAGGGGAAGATTCTCACCCAGTTGTCGCTGTGGTGGTTCGATCAGTTGGCCGACGTGGTGCCCAACCACATCGTGTCCGCGACCGATGTGCCGGCTGACTGGTCGGGGCGGGCTGTGCGGGTCAAGCGCTTGCAGATGGTGATGGTCGAGTGCATTGCTCGGGGCTACCTGGCCGGGTCGGGGCTCAAGACGTACCAGCAGGATGGCGCGATCTGCGGGGTGGAGCTGCCGCCGGGGCTCACTGAGGCTTCGAAGTTGCCCGAGCCGATTTTCACGCCCACGACCAAGGAGCCGCCGGGCGCCGGGCATGACGAGAACATGACCCTTGCCGAGGTGGAGACCAAGGTGGGGGCCGAGCTGGCCGCCGAGCTGAAGCGGATCACGCTCGAGGTCTACCGGCGGGGCTCCGAGGTCGCCGATCGCAGCGGCATCATCATTGCCGACACGAAGATCGAGCTGGGCTTTGACGCACAGCAGCGGCTCACCCTGGGGGATGAACTTCTCACCCCGGACTCGTCCCGCTTCTGGGCTGCGGACGAGTGGCAGCCGGGCAAGGCTCCCCGCTACCTCGACAAGCAGTTCTTGCGGAACTGGTCGGCTCAGTCCGATTGGGACCGGACCGCGCCGGGGCCTGAGGTTCCCGAAGACGTTGTCGAGGCCACCCGGAACGTCTACGTCGAGGTGTACGAACGCCTCACCGGCGACAAGTGGTCCTAG
- a CDS encoding HNH endonuclease has protein sequence MAPGKRKQAFGDEQKIPAFLAAHVGKGGVFTMRMLRAALGEGAMPNDKEHLNRRLRTLRRRDGWTIASQRDDGSLEHDEYRVVEIGWHPGTGRARPINDSPSDNTRRYVHERDGRRCVICGIAAGEEYDDDGKVARLTLGHRVPGKRLTRTATMDELQTECSRCNESVRDELVDPPTLPQVLPSIRLLPVAIKRELFHRLRDNRRVRTRADDAHESARRLSSSEREQLIRELQAMIGER, from the coding sequence GTGGCTCCTGGCAAGCGCAAACAAGCCTTCGGTGATGAGCAGAAGATCCCCGCGTTCCTCGCCGCCCACGTCGGCAAGGGCGGCGTGTTCACGATGCGGATGCTGCGAGCCGCCCTAGGTGAAGGGGCGATGCCGAACGATAAGGAGCATCTCAACCGGCGGCTGCGTACGCTGCGGCGCCGGGACGGCTGGACAATAGCTTCCCAGCGGGACGATGGCAGCCTCGAGCATGATGAATACCGGGTCGTGGAGATTGGCTGGCACCCAGGCACAGGCAGAGCACGCCCCATCAACGACAGCCCGTCCGATAACACTCGCCGCTATGTTCACGAGCGTGATGGCCGACGATGTGTAATCTGCGGCATCGCCGCAGGAGAGGAATACGACGACGACGGCAAGGTGGCCCGCCTCACACTTGGCCATCGAGTTCCCGGTAAGCGGCTCACACGCACCGCAACGATGGATGAGCTACAGACCGAATGCTCACGGTGCAACGAAAGTGTGCGTGACGAGCTTGTTGATCCGCCAACGCTGCCCCAGGTCCTGCCGTCCATACGCTTGCTCCCGGTAGCCATCAAGAGGGAGCTGTTCCACCGGCTACGGGATAACCGCCGCGTCCGCACGCGAGCCGATGATGCTCACGAGAGCGCACGGCGACTCTCCAGCTCTGAACGGGAACAACTTATCCGCGAGTTGCAGGCGATGATCGGAGAACGATGA
- a CDS encoding NaeI family type II restriction endonuclease, producing the protein MAAALLALDPHGSLTAQVLRDTFDQIYDGQRTGRYSIDRLAKTERTHIGTLVEINMQRRFRYADGEDLDFSVAGYDVDAKYSMRFGGWMIPVEAQGKLCMLIHADDATAQWSLGVMRTRIEWLNAPNRDLKRTIARPHLGNARWLFRNAPLPENTLLCLPAADQAAIAAAPAGTARVAELMRRAEGRMVNRSSIEATAQQKDSMKRVRANGGAADILSREGFLLLGGTRLAAQRVAHDLGLPVPMSGSFVPVRVTLAEAGAEEPVTYIDGVAFRRWRAGDQVVDTSALTKVLNGPPSPAG; encoded by the coding sequence GTGGCAGCTGCCCTGCTCGCACTCGACCCGCACGGCAGCCTCACCGCTCAGGTGCTCCGCGACACGTTCGATCAGATATATGACGGACAGCGAACAGGGCGCTACAGCATCGATCGCTTAGCGAAGACAGAACGAACCCACATCGGGACGCTGGTAGAAATCAACATGCAGCGCCGCTTCAGATACGCAGACGGTGAAGACTTGGATTTCTCCGTAGCCGGGTATGACGTGGACGCCAAGTACTCCATGCGCTTCGGCGGCTGGATGATCCCCGTCGAGGCCCAGGGCAAGCTCTGCATGCTGATCCACGCCGATGACGCCACAGCTCAGTGGTCGCTGGGGGTGATGCGGACACGTATCGAGTGGCTGAACGCGCCGAACCGCGACCTCAAGCGCACCATAGCGAGGCCTCACCTAGGGAACGCCCGGTGGCTCTTCAGGAACGCCCCACTCCCGGAAAACACGTTGCTCTGCTTGCCTGCTGCAGACCAGGCGGCCATTGCAGCGGCACCGGCCGGCACGGCTCGGGTTGCGGAACTCATGCGCCGCGCCGAAGGCCGAATGGTCAACCGGTCGTCGATCGAAGCGACTGCCCAGCAGAAGGACAGCATGAAGCGAGTCCGGGCCAACGGCGGCGCTGCCGACATCCTCTCTAGAGAGGGATTCCTGCTGCTCGGCGGAACGCGGCTGGCAGCGCAGCGAGTCGCTCACGACCTTGGCCTTCCTGTTCCAATGTCTGGCTCCTTCGTTCCGGTACGGGTGACATTGGCCGAGGCCGGAGCGGAAGAGCCGGTTACATACATTGACGGCGTCGCCTTCCGGCGTTGGAGAGCCGGCGATCAAGTGGTTGACACATCGGCTCTCACGAAGGTCCTCAACGGACCGCCTTCCCCGGCTGGGTAG
- a CDS encoding HAMP domain-containing sensor histidine kinase — MRWELNRLALAITSMVALAFLVPLIYATGKIAHDRAISDARQQAAAMVAALAVDADPQLLTSAVASTVAGSAGRLAVHMPGTDLVGTTHVSDTQVAQADQFRRAVTAEVPGGLAYLQPSVLSDGRSVVIEVFVPDEEMRRGVWPAWLALSALAVVLVAGSVLFADRLGSRLVRATRDLAGSSRRLGAGDLSVRIEPSGPRDLRDAAQAFNSMAADLRRLLDAERELAADLSHRLRTPLTALRLDAETMPAGPIGDRMRQACDMLDEELEAIIAGARLSVEARGKQESDLVEVLADRLAFWSALAEDQQRPWEVVGGQTPVPLPLPRSELILAVDSLLGNVFAHTPEGVAFRVTVSPAGLLVDDAGPGIADPAAAVQRGVSGAGSTGLGLDIVRRVAEAAGGRLEISRGPLGGARIGLLLPVPEMVPTQELPARTGGRRRRSS; from the coding sequence GTGAGATGGGAGCTGAACAGGCTGGCGCTGGCGATCACCTCCATGGTGGCGCTCGCCTTCCTGGTGCCGCTGATCTACGCCACCGGCAAGATCGCCCATGACCGGGCCATCAGCGACGCCCGCCAGCAGGCCGCGGCGATGGTGGCGGCGCTGGCCGTGGATGCCGACCCGCAGCTGCTGACCAGCGCCGTGGCCAGCACGGTGGCTGGTTCTGCGGGCCGGCTCGCCGTACACATGCCGGGCACTGATCTTGTCGGCACCACACACGTCAGTGACACGCAGGTCGCGCAGGCCGACCAGTTCCGGCGGGCGGTCACCGCGGAGGTGCCGGGTGGGCTCGCCTATCTGCAGCCCAGCGTGCTGAGCGACGGACGGTCCGTGGTGATCGAGGTGTTCGTCCCGGATGAGGAGATGCGCCGCGGCGTCTGGCCGGCGTGGCTCGCGCTGAGTGCGCTGGCTGTCGTCCTGGTCGCCGGGTCGGTGCTGTTCGCCGATCGGCTCGGCAGCCGGCTCGTGCGCGCCACCCGGGACCTGGCCGGTTCCAGCCGTCGTCTCGGCGCCGGCGATCTTTCCGTACGGATCGAGCCGTCGGGCCCGCGCGACCTGCGGGACGCCGCCCAGGCGTTCAACTCGATGGCCGCCGACCTGCGCCGCCTGCTCGACGCGGAGCGGGAGCTGGCCGCGGACCTCTCGCACCGGCTGCGTACCCCGCTGACCGCGCTGCGGCTCGACGCCGAGACCATGCCGGCCGGGCCGATCGGGGACCGGATGCGCCAGGCCTGCGACATGCTCGACGAGGAGCTGGAGGCGATCATCGCGGGTGCCCGGCTGAGCGTGGAGGCGCGCGGCAAGCAGGAATCCGACCTGGTGGAGGTGCTCGCCGACCGGCTGGCGTTCTGGTCGGCGCTCGCCGAGGACCAGCAGCGGCCGTGGGAGGTCGTGGGCGGGCAGACCCCGGTGCCGCTGCCCCTGCCGCGCAGCGAGCTGATCCTGGCCGTCGATTCGTTGCTGGGCAACGTGTTCGCGCACACCCCGGAGGGCGTGGCGTTCCGGGTCACCGTGTCGCCGGCCGGGCTGCTGGTGGACGACGCCGGCCCGGGCATCGCCGACCCGGCCGCCGCGGTGCAGCGCGGGGTCAGCGGGGCCGGGTCGACCGGGCTCGGGCTGGACATCGTGCGGCGGGTCGCCGAGGCAGCGGGCGGGCGCCTGGAGATCTCCCGGGGGCCGTTGGGCGGGGCTCGGATCGGGTTGCTGCTCCCCGTACCGGAAATGGTGCCGACCCAGGAGCTCCCCGCCCGCACCGGTGGGCGACGGCGGCGCTCTTCATAA
- a CDS encoding response regulator transcription factor, which yields MALILLVEDDRNITAAMTRALTDAGHVVRPVGQATAALKILTEEQPDLVILDLGLPDIDGTDALRMMRSVSAVPVIVATARRSEADIIALLGAGADDYVTKPFSSGHILARIAAVLRRTRAAVETAPSVITVGALEINPRQRRVSLKGQPLQLTRREFDVLTYLAERVGQVVSRRELLTEVWNQSRIGEEQTIDVHISWLRRKLGETAAAPRFLHTVRGVGVMMVDPT from the coding sequence ATGGCGTTGATCCTTCTGGTCGAGGACGATCGCAACATCACGGCGGCGATGACTCGGGCTCTCACCGATGCCGGGCATGTGGTGCGGCCGGTGGGGCAGGCTACCGCGGCGTTGAAGATTCTCACCGAGGAGCAGCCTGACCTGGTCATTCTTGACCTGGGGTTGCCGGACATCGACGGTACGGATGCGTTGCGGATGATGCGGTCGGTGTCCGCGGTGCCGGTGATCGTGGCTACCGCGCGGCGGTCCGAGGCTGACATCATCGCGCTGCTCGGTGCGGGCGCCGACGATTATGTGACCAAGCCTTTTTCGAGCGGGCACATTCTGGCGCGCATCGCAGCCGTTCTGCGCCGTACGCGGGCCGCGGTTGAGACCGCACCCAGCGTGATCACGGTCGGGGCGCTGGAGATCAATCCCAGGCAGCGCCGGGTTTCGCTGAAGGGGCAGCCGTTGCAGCTGACCCGGCGCGAGTTCGACGTGCTCACCTACCTGGCCGAACGGGTGGGGCAGGTGGTCAGCCGGCGGGAGCTGCTGACCGAGGTCTGGAACCAGTCCCGCATCGGCGAGGAGCAGACGATCGACGTGCACATCTCCTGGCTGCGGCGCAAGCTCGGCGAGACGGCCGCGGCTCCCCGGTTCCTGCACACGGTACGGGGCGTGGGCGTGATGATGGTCGACCCGACGTGA
- a CDS encoding MFS transporter yields MAPIFAPLRERNYRLWAAADVVSVAGTWMQVLGLNWVVLSATGSAATMGLVVMMQALPVLLLGSWGGALADRLPARPMLIGFQVVRALLAVALVFDGGRLWPIYAVALVSGLISSVEGPVLGRFGSALVPPSALGSALALGSVLSSAGRIVGMSVGGILVGVTGASSLFAINAASYVAVIGALAVMRPGTMRTLATAAPGSTGVVAGLRYLAGKPVVLIVLALSFVLGSLGRNYQVTMAAMVAGPLHAGSASYGMLSTVFAVGAVLGGVVLAGSGRSTLRVLLASGFMISVLQLASGLAPNVLGFAAMILPIAAGAVVFDTVVSTRVQMDTCETMRGRMLAMLGVVSSLSGIVGAPVVGWLCDVAGARGALTLAGVITSVTAVAGAVALVRVRSQAMGNLAPA; encoded by the coding sequence TTGGCTCCGATATTCGCCCCGCTGCGAGAGCGCAACTACCGGCTCTGGGCGGCTGCCGACGTGGTGTCGGTGGCCGGCACGTGGATGCAGGTGCTCGGGCTGAACTGGGTGGTTCTGTCGGCTACCGGTTCGGCGGCGACCATGGGTCTCGTTGTGATGATGCAGGCGTTGCCGGTGTTGCTGCTGGGGAGTTGGGGCGGGGCCCTGGCCGACCGGCTGCCGGCGCGGCCGATGCTGATCGGGTTCCAGGTCGTGCGGGCGCTGCTGGCGGTGGCGCTGGTGTTCGACGGCGGGCGGCTGTGGCCGATCTATGCCGTGGCGTTGGTGTCCGGGCTGATCAGCTCGGTGGAGGGGCCGGTGCTCGGGCGGTTCGGTTCGGCGCTGGTGCCGCCGTCGGCGCTCGGGTCGGCGCTGGCGCTCGGGTCGGTGCTGAGCTCGGCCGGGCGGATCGTGGGGATGTCGGTCGGCGGGATCCTGGTCGGGGTGACCGGGGCGTCGTCGCTGTTCGCGATCAATGCCGCTTCGTACGTCGCGGTGATCGGCGCGCTGGCGGTCATGCGGCCCGGCACCATGCGGACGCTGGCCACCGCGGCCCCCGGGTCGACCGGCGTCGTGGCCGGGCTGCGGTATCTGGCCGGGAAGCCGGTGGTGCTGATCGTGCTGGCGCTGTCCTTCGTCCTGGGCTCGCTCGGGCGCAACTACCAGGTGACCATGGCCGCGATGGTGGCCGGTCCGCTGCATGCGGGTTCCGCTTCGTACGGCATGCTGTCGACCGTTTTCGCCGTCGGTGCGGTGCTCGGCGGGGTGGTGCTGGCCGGCAGTGGGCGGTCGACGCTGCGCGTGCTGCTGGCGTCCGGCTTCATGATCAGTGTGCTGCAGCTGGCCTCCGGGCTCGCCCCGAACGTGCTGGGCTTCGCGGCCATGATCCTGCCGATCGCGGCGGGTGCGGTGGTCTTCGACACGGTTGTGTCGACCCGGGTGCAGATGGACACCTGCGAGACGATGCGCGGGCGGATGCTGGCGATGCTCGGGGTGGTGTCGTCGCTGTCCGGCATCGTGGGTGCGCCCGTGGTGGGCTGGCTGTGCGACGTCGCCGGTGCCCGCGGGGCGTTGACGCTGGCCGGGGTGATCACCTCGGTGACCGCCGTGGCCGGTGCGGTGGCCCTGGTCCGGGTCCGCAGCCAGGCGATGGGGAACCTCGCACCAGCCTGA